One Candidatus Methylomirabilis lanthanidiphila genomic region harbors:
- a CDS encoding GTP pyrophosphokinase, protein MGIEPIIERVRAASPDADVALLQRAYDFAARVHRGQERVSGEPYLSHPIAVAEIVLNLKMDVASIAAALLHDVVEDTHASLDEVKQAFGNEIGDLVDGLTKISKLPFGSRLEHQAESLRKMVLAMSKDIRVILIKLADRLHNMRTLEPLREEKRRLIARETLDIYAPIAHRLGIYWMKAEFEDLALRHLEREVYQDLAARIAKKRREREKDINEAIGILQQKLAEVGIRARIIGRPKHFYSIYKKMRDQHKEFDEIYDLTAVRVITESVKDCYGSLGVIHSLWKPIPGRFKDFIAMPKSNMYQSLHTTVIGPVGEPVEIQIRTHEMHKTAEEGIAAHWVYKEGKAALDQADKGFAWIRQLLEWQRDLKDSREFLETVKVDLFPEEVYVFTPNGDVKNFPKGACPIDFAFGVHTDIGLRCTGARANGRLVPLRYELQHGDIIEILTDSKHHPSRDWLKLVKTSRARGRIKQWIKNEEKVRSVSLGKDLLEKELRRLGKSPSQILKPEAVTKLLTGCGYATPDDFFATVGFGKLSPRQAISKLLPAEELPHDGEVKPERKVRQHPDEDVALVGAHDFLIRFAQCCSPLPGDEIVGFITRGRGVSVHAADCSNVDQLLYDPDRKIKISWDSAPKTSHQVKIRVMIGRDRPGILAAISSAISATKINIAQADIRVTEDRKGLNTFTLEVSDLKQLQSAMGAIRQIDGVMGVERIRG, encoded by the coding sequence TGGCTGAGATCGTGCTGAACCTCAAGATGGATGTGGCGAGCATTGCCGCCGCGCTCCTGCACGATGTGGTCGAGGATACTCACGCCTCCCTGGATGAGGTCAAACAGGCCTTCGGTAATGAGATCGGCGATCTTGTCGACGGCCTGACAAAGATCAGCAAGCTTCCATTCGGCAGCCGCCTGGAGCATCAGGCCGAAAGCCTTCGAAAAATGGTGCTGGCGATGTCGAAGGATATTCGGGTCATCCTGATCAAGCTGGCTGATCGGCTTCACAACATGCGAACCCTCGAACCGCTTCGGGAGGAGAAACGTCGACTGATTGCCCGAGAGACCCTCGACATCTACGCGCCCATCGCCCATCGACTTGGTATCTACTGGATGAAGGCGGAATTTGAAGACCTGGCGCTCCGCCACCTCGAACGCGAGGTGTATCAGGATCTGGCCGCACGGATCGCAAAAAAACGGCGGGAGCGCGAGAAGGATATTAACGAGGCGATTGGAATCCTTCAGCAGAAGTTAGCTGAGGTCGGTATCCGGGCCCGGATCATCGGTCGTCCAAAGCACTTCTACAGTATTTATAAGAAGATGCGCGATCAACACAAGGAATTCGATGAGATTTATGACCTGACGGCGGTGCGGGTCATCACTGAATCGGTCAAGGACTGCTACGGATCGCTGGGCGTCATCCACTCACTGTGGAAGCCGATCCCCGGTCGATTCAAAGACTTCATCGCGATGCCGAAGTCGAATATGTATCAATCGTTGCACACGACGGTCATCGGTCCGGTCGGTGAACCGGTCGAGATCCAGATTCGAACTCACGAGATGCATAAAACGGCCGAGGAGGGGATTGCGGCCCATTGGGTCTATAAGGAGGGGAAGGCGGCCCTTGACCAGGCCGACAAAGGGTTTGCCTGGATCCGTCAGCTCCTGGAATGGCAACGCGATCTGAAAGACAGCCGGGAGTTCCTGGAAACAGTCAAGGTCGATCTGTTTCCTGAAGAGGTCTACGTATTTACGCCGAATGGGGATGTGAAGAACTTTCCCAAGGGGGCGTGTCCCATCGACTTCGCCTTCGGTGTCCATACCGATATCGGCCTTAGATGTACAGGAGCCAGGGCGAATGGCCGTCTGGTTCCGCTCCGATATGAACTACAACATGGCGACATCATTGAGATCCTGACCGATTCCAAGCACCATCCAAGCCGAGACTGGCTGAAACTGGTCAAGACCTCGCGAGCGAGAGGCCGGATCAAGCAGTGGATCAAAAATGAAGAGAAGGTCCGAAGTGTCAGCCTCGGGAAGGACCTGTTAGAGAAGGAGCTCCGGCGACTGGGTAAGAGTCCCTCCCAGATCCTGAAGCCGGAGGCGGTCACGAAATTGCTCACCGGCTGCGGCTATGCGACTCCGGACGACTTTTTTGCGACCGTCGGTTTCGGCAAGCTCTCCCCGCGCCAGGCAATCAGTAAGCTCTTGCCTGCCGAAGAGCTGCCGCATGACGGAGAGGTGAAGCCGGAACGAAAGGTCCGCCAGCATCCGGATGAGGACGTCGCTCTTGTGGGGGCGCACGATTTTCTGATTCGGTTTGCGCAGTGTTGCAGCCCGCTGCCCGGCGATGAGATTGTCGGATTCATTACCCGTGGACGCGGTGTCTCGGTTCACGCTGCGGATTGTTCGAATGTCGACCAACTTCTGTACGACCCTGATCGAAAGATCAAGATCTCCTGGGATTCGGCGCCGAAGACCTCCCACCAGGTCAAAATCCGTGTGATGATCGGGAGGGATCGGCCCGGCATCCTGGCAGCGATCAGCTCGGCTATCTCTGCAACCAAGATTAATATTGCTCAGGCCGATATACGCGTGACAGAGGACCGGAAGGGGTTGAACACCTTTACGCTTGAGGTGTCCGATCTGAAGCAGCTCCAGTCGGCGATGGGGGCCATCCGCCAGATCGACGGAGTGATGGGAGTCGAGCGTATTCGCGGCTGA
- the rpmB gene encoding 50S ribosomal protein L28, with protein MPITHSSQCEICGRGPRVSRQVSHAHNVSKRRQQINVSRHHVVMNGARRFIALCTRCLRSGLVQKAG; from the coding sequence ATGCCGATCACGCATTCCAGCCAGTGTGAGATATGCGGACGAGGTCCGCGCGTAAGCCGTCAGGTCAGCCATGCGCACAACGTCAGCAAACGCCGCCAGCAGATCAATGTTTCGCGGCATCATGTTGTGATGAATGGCGCTCGCCGCTTCATCGCGCTCTGTACCCGCTGTCTGCGATCCGGGCTCGTCCAGAAGGCCGGCTGA